The following are encoded together in the Serratia sp. UGAL515B_01 genome:
- a CDS encoding DUF5375 family protein has product MKPSLPAALRVALYRRAVACAWLTLCAHQHRYPQLTLDTLENAIAGELEGFYLRQHGEEKGRQIACALLEDLIEAGPLQAIPSLSLLGLAVMNELCARHLKTPVLH; this is encoded by the coding sequence ATGAAACCGTCTCTCCCCGCCGCTCTGCGCGTGGCACTCTATCGCCGCGCCGTTGCCTGTGCCTGGTTGACCCTCTGCGCTCACCAGCACCGCTACCCACAACTCACCCTCGACACGCTGGAAAATGCCATCGCCGGTGAACTGGAAGGTTTCTATCTGCGCCAGCATGGCGAGGAGAAAGGCCGCCAGATTGCCTGCGCCTTGCTGGAAGATTTAATCGAAGCTGGCCCCCTTCAGGCCATACCGTCGCTGTCGTTGCTGGGGCTAGCCGTGATGAATGAGTTATGCGCCCGCCACCTTAAAACGCCGGTACTGCACTGA
- a CDS encoding type I restriction-modification system subunit M — translation MNKQQLAAKIWESANQMRSKIEANEYKDYILGFIFYKYLSDQLVQFVTKQGMTPQDIKALNEEDADIVEYVQSNLGYFIAYDNLFSTWIDPESEFDESNVRDALSAFSRLISPTYKKLFEGIFTTLETGLSKLGESAGKRTKAISDLLHLIKSIPMNSNQGYDVLGYIYEYLIEKFAANAGKKAGEFYTPHEVSVLMSHIIAHELKHKDTIKIYDPTSGSGSLLINIGEAVEKYAKNKDSITYYAQELKANTYNLTRMNLIMRGIKASNIKTRNGDTLEDDWPYFDDSDPQGSYYALHVDAVVSNPPYSQNWDPSFKDSDPRYSRFGLAPKTKADFAFLLHDLYHLKPDGIMAIVLPHGVLFRGGEEGQIRQQLIEQNHIDTIIGLPANIFFGTGIPTVILVLKQKRQNTDVLVVDASKHFMKEGKNNKLQASDIKRITDAVINRESIDKFSQLVSKQTLRDNGYNLNIPRYVDSSAATPSWDLHATMLGGIPNGEIAELDNFWQAFPQLHGTLFTPKSSAYSELAIAKQDVNASISVHPQVLAFISAYNQAFNGFDDQLNTQLIQNWQSVKRNQQEALLSTELFTRLAPIALIDKYQAYQFLNNQWQIISADLEMMQTEGFAATKQVDPNIVTKKKDGKDTEVQEGWKGHILPFDLVQQTYLSDELHALAAQETRLAEIASTLEEILESLSEEEKEQDTVKESRDGFANAEVGKAAKALLKEQKESKVKFAEESYEAKIIAASKLIDEEKNLKKTVKDAATALHLTTKTTIEGLTESQVNHLLHLKWIAPLSSELAAMPNAVISQLTTQVQALADKYAVTYSQVANEIKTTEQQLAQMMGELTGNEFDLRGLAELTSLLKGE, via the coding sequence GTGAATAAACAGCAACTTGCGGCAAAAATCTGGGAATCTGCCAACCAGATGCGTTCTAAAATTGAAGCCAACGAATACAAAGATTACATACTCGGCTTTATCTTCTACAAGTACCTCAGCGACCAGCTGGTGCAGTTTGTCACCAAACAGGGTATGACGCCCCAAGACATCAAAGCCCTCAACGAAGAAGACGCTGACATCGTTGAGTACGTGCAAAGCAACTTGGGCTACTTTATTGCCTACGACAATCTGTTTTCTACCTGGATTGATCCAGAATCCGAATTTGATGAATCTAACGTGCGTGATGCGCTCTCAGCCTTTAGCCGTTTGATTTCGCCCACTTACAAAAAACTGTTTGAAGGCATTTTTACCACCTTAGAAACAGGTTTAAGCAAACTGGGTGAAAGTGCTGGCAAACGTACCAAAGCCATCAGCGACTTACTCCACCTGATCAAAAGCATCCCGATGAATAGCAATCAAGGGTATGACGTACTGGGCTACATATACGAATACCTGATTGAAAAATTTGCCGCCAATGCGGGTAAAAAAGCCGGTGAGTTTTACACGCCTCATGAAGTCTCGGTACTGATGTCACACATCATCGCCCATGAGTTAAAACACAAAGATACTATCAAGATTTACGACCCTACCTCCGGCTCCGGTTCGTTGCTGATCAATATCGGTGAGGCGGTTGAGAAATACGCTAAAAACAAAGACAGCATCACCTATTACGCCCAAGAGTTAAAAGCCAACACCTACAACCTCACCCGTATGAACCTCATCATGCGCGGTATCAAAGCCAGTAACATTAAAACCCGTAATGGCGATACCCTGGAAGACGATTGGCCGTATTTTGATGATAGCGATCCTCAAGGCTCATACTACGCCCTGCATGTCGATGCCGTGGTGTCCAACCCGCCTTACTCACAAAACTGGGACCCAAGTTTTAAAGACAGCGACCCACGCTATTCACGTTTTGGCCTAGCACCTAAAACCAAAGCCGATTTTGCTTTTTTGCTGCACGACCTCTATCACCTTAAGCCCGATGGCATTATGGCCATTGTTCTACCCCATGGTGTCTTGTTCCGTGGCGGTGAAGAGGGTCAAATTCGCCAGCAACTCATTGAGCAGAATCATATTGATACTATTATCGGTTTACCGGCCAATATCTTTTTTGGCACCGGCATTCCCACGGTGATTTTGGTACTCAAGCAAAAACGCCAAAACACCGATGTATTGGTGGTCGATGCCTCCAAGCACTTTATGAAAGAAGGCAAAAACAACAAACTGCAAGCCAGTGATATCAAGCGCATTACTGATGCGGTGATTAACCGCGAAAGTATCGACAAGTTCTCGCAGCTGGTGAGCAAACAAACTCTGCGCGACAACGGTTACAACCTCAACATACCGCGCTATGTGGATTCCTCTGCGGCGACACCAAGCTGGGATTTACACGCCACTATGCTCGGTGGCATCCCCAACGGCGAAATTGCCGAGTTAGACAATTTTTGGCAAGCTTTCCCGCAATTGCACGGCACTCTGTTTACGCCTAAATCCTCCGCTTACAGTGAGCTGGCTATTGCCAAACAAGACGTCAACGCCAGTATTAGTGTGCACCCGCAAGTGTTAGCGTTTATCAGCGCCTACAACCAAGCCTTTAATGGCTTTGATGACCAGCTAAATACCCAGTTAATACAAAACTGGCAAAGCGTAAAGCGTAACCAACAAGAGGCGCTATTAAGTACCGAGCTATTTACCCGCTTAGCCCCCATTGCCTTAATAGATAAATACCAAGCTTACCAATTTCTGAACAACCAATGGCAAATCATCAGCGCCGATTTAGAAATGATGCAAACTGAAGGTTTTGCCGCCACCAAACAGGTTGACCCTAACATAGTCACCAAGAAGAAAGACGGCAAAGACACCGAAGTGCAAGAGGGTTGGAAAGGCCACATCCTGCCGTTTGATTTAGTGCAACAAACTTACTTAAGTGATGAGTTACACGCTCTGGCAGCGCAAGAAACTCGCTTGGCAGAAATCGCCAGCACGCTTGAAGAAATTTTAGAATCCCTAAGCGAAGAAGAAAAAGAACAAGATACGGTCAAAGAAAGCAGAGACGGCTTTGCCAATGCCGAAGTAGGCAAGGCCGCCAAGGCCTTGTTGAAAGAACAAAAAGAAAGCAAAGTTAAATTCGCAGAAGAAAGCTATGAAGCTAAAATCATTGCGGCGAGTAAACTTATTGATGAAGAAAAAAACCTGAAAAAAACGGTCAAAGATGCCGCTACAGCCCTGCACTTAACCACCAAAACCACTATCGAAGGGTTAACTGAGAGCCAAGTGAACCACCTGCTGCACCTTAAATGGATTGCGCCATTAAGCAGCGAACTGGCTGCCATGCCAAACGCGGTAATTAGCCAACTCACCACTCAAGTGCAAGCCCTGGCGGATAAATATGCCGTCACCTATTCGCAAGTGGCCAATGAGATAAAAACCACCGAGCAACAACTGGCGCAGATGATGGGCGAACTCACCGGTAATGAGTTTGATTTACGGGGCTTGGCAGAGCTCACCAGCTTATTGAAGGGCGAATAA
- a CDS encoding host cell division inhibitor Icd-like protein: MKLAISPKAPFSGLRPFVICGYSFPAVAKSAAGRRNPCYSMATPDAPCVFFYVVAPAHPFFGLWCIHHNPVQIMVARAGQPSGWPVSIEAGIPTPVRVTTHERRNSGGGINRYSMEVALMATTLTLSRPQFIFVFAAIRRIERTPRICMLRTVADNERHARRSLAGDYILSLAARLPVVEVRP, translated from the coding sequence ATGAAACTCGCCATTTCGCCAAAAGCCCCTTTTTCTGGCTTGCGTCCTTTCGTGATTTGCGGCTATAGTTTTCCCGCTGTCGCAAAATCGGCAGCCGGGCGTAGGAACCCGTGTTACTCAATGGCGACACCAGACGCGCCATGCGTCTTTTTTTACGTCGTAGCTCCGGCACACCCATTTTTCGGGCTGTGGTGTATTCACCATAACCCAGTTCAAATAATGGTGGCCCGGGCGGGGCAGCCTTCGGGCTGGCCGGTATCCATTGAGGCCGGTATTCCTACCCCCGTTCGGGTCACCACCCATGAGCGTAGGAACTCCGGTGGTGGCATTAACCGCTACTCAATGGAGGTTGCCCTTATGGCTACGACCCTCACCCTGTCTCGCCCGCAGTTTATTTTTGTCTTTGCGGCCATTCGTCGCATCGAACGTACTCCCCGTATCTGTATGCTCCGCACCGTGGCTGATAATGAGCGCCATGCACGCCGCTCCCTTGCCGGTGATTACATCCTCTCCCTTGCCGCGCGTTTGCCTGTTGTGGAGGTGCGCCCATGA
- a CDS encoding restriction endonuclease subunit S, which produces MSVDNKVPEIRFKGFSGEWVENDLGGLIDIRSAARVHKEQWTEAGVPFFRTSDVVSIYKGKENTKAYISHEVYQSLSEKIGTLTTGDILITGGGSIGIPYLVPNDNPLYFKDADLLWLKNNKKFDGYFLYAFFFSKPFKKHIKSISHTGTIAHYTIEQAKATPINTCGDEEQTHIGNYFQKLDTLINQHQQKHDKLINIKKAMLEKMFPKQGETIPEIRFKGFSGDWKKLTLGDLGSVAMNKRIFKHQTTIVGEIPFFKIGTFGKKADAFISKALFYEYKEKYPYPVAGDLLLSASGSIGRVVEYKGEEQYFQDSNIIWLKHDGKIDNAFLKVFYSIVKWSGLEGSTIKRLYNKNILDTEISTPDRQEQTAIGNYFQKLDSLINQHQQQIAKLNNIKLACLSKMFI; this is translated from the coding sequence ATGAGTGTGGATAATAAGGTGCCAGAAATTCGGTTTAAGGGGTTTAGTGGGGAGTGGGTTGAAAATGATCTAGGTGGGCTAATTGATATTAGGTCTGCCGCGCGAGTTCATAAAGAACAATGGACTGAAGCAGGCGTGCCATTTTTTAGAACAAGCGATGTTGTATCTATTTATAAAGGAAAAGAAAACACTAAAGCCTATATCTCTCACGAGGTTTACCAAAGTCTATCTGAGAAAATTGGCACGCTGACAACAGGGGATATACTTATCACGGGTGGTGGCTCGATCGGTATTCCTTACCTAGTGCCGAACGATAACCCTTTATATTTTAAGGATGCTGATTTGCTTTGGCTAAAGAACAATAAAAAGTTCGATGGCTATTTTCTATACGCATTTTTCTTTAGCAAACCTTTCAAAAAACATATTAAAAGTATTTCTCATACAGGAACGATTGCGCATTATACAATTGAACAAGCGAAAGCAACACCGATAAATACGTGCGGCGACGAAGAACAGACCCATATCGGCAACTACTTCCAAAAACTCGACACGCTAATCAACCAGCACCAACAAAAGCATGACAAGCTCATCAACATCAAAAAAGCCATGCTGGAAAAGATGTTCCCCAAACAAGGCGAAACCATACCAGAAATCCGCTTTAAAGGGTTTAGTGGGGATTGGAAAAAATTAACTTTGGGTGATCTTGGTTCTGTCGCCATGAATAAAAGAATTTTTAAGCATCAAACGACCATAGTCGGTGAGATTCCATTCTTTAAAATAGGTACTTTTGGAAAAAAAGCTGATGCTTTTATTAGTAAAGCTTTATTTTATGAATATAAAGAAAAATACCCATACCCAGTTGCGGGAGACCTCCTACTGTCGGCTTCTGGAAGTATTGGTCGCGTTGTTGAATACAAAGGGGAAGAGCAATACTTTCAGGACTCAAATATTATTTGGCTAAAACATGATGGAAAGATAGACAATGCTTTCTTAAAGGTTTTTTATTCTATAGTTAAATGGAGTGGGCTAGAAGGCAGTACTATCAAACGACTTTACAACAAAAACATCTTAGACACCGAAATTAGCACACCTGACAGACAAGAACAAACTGCCATCGGCAACTATTTCCAAAAGCTCGATAGCCTAATCAACCAACACCAACAACAAATCGCCAAACTTAATAACATCAAACTGGCCTGCTTAAGTAAAATGTTTATATAG
- a CDS encoding primase-helicase zinc-binding domain-containing protein has product MRMNVTETVKQACGHWPQILPALGVKVVKNRHQACPVCGGSDRFRFDDKEGRGTWFCNQCGAGDGLKLVEKVFGVTPTEAASKVNTVTGHLPPVAPETLTATEAETEANRKAAAALAVKLMAKTRTATGNAYLTRKGFPTRECLTLTATHKTGGVTYCAGDMVVPLYDDKNVLVNLQLINAEGLKRTLKGGQVKSAYRLIEGQKQAGKRLWIAEGYATALTVHHLTGETVRVALSSVNLLSLASLARSQYPGCQIVLAADRDLNGNGQTKAIAAAEACNGIIALPPVFGDWNDAFMQHGEEATRAALHEAIKTPAASPFDTMSEAEFTAMSASEKAMRVHEHYGEALAVDANGQLLSRYEAGIWKIIPPSDFARDVAGLFQRLRAPFSSGKIASVVETLKLIIPQQDSPARRLIGFRNGVLDTVSGIFSPHHKSHWLRTLCDVDFTPPVEGETLETHAPNFWRWLDRAAGGRAEKRDVILAALFMVLANRYDWQLFLEVTGPGGSGKSILAEIATLLAGEDNATSASIETLESPRERAALIGFSLIRLPDQEKWSGDGAGLKAITGGDAVSVDPKYRDAYSTHIPAVILAVNNNPMRFTDRSGGVSRRRVILHFPEQIAPEERDPQLKDKIARELAVIVRQLMQRFSDPMSARTLLQSQQNSDEALCIKRDADPAFDFCGYLEALPEPDGMYMGNGNIIPRQPRLYLYHAYLVYMEAHGYKNTLSLTMFGKGLSAMLKEYGLNYEKRRTNQGMQTNLALKEESNADWLPKCDAPTAN; this is encoded by the coding sequence ATGAGAATGAACGTAACAGAAACCGTAAAACAGGCGTGCGGCCATTGGCCGCAGATCCTCCCGGCGTTGGGCGTCAAGGTAGTAAAAAACCGTCATCAGGCGTGCCCGGTGTGTGGCGGCTCCGACCGTTTTCGTTTTGACGACAAAGAGGGGCGCGGCACGTGGTTCTGTAACCAGTGCGGCGCGGGAGACGGGCTGAAGCTGGTTGAGAAGGTGTTCGGCGTGACCCCGACAGAGGCCGCCAGCAAGGTGAATACCGTCACCGGTCATTTGCCGCCAGTCGCACCGGAAACGCTGACCGCGACCGAGGCAGAAACCGAGGCCAACCGGAAAGCCGCCGCCGCACTGGCGGTCAAACTGATGGCAAAAACCCGCACGGCCACCGGCAACGCTTACCTGACCCGCAAAGGCTTCCCCACTCGGGAATGCCTGACGCTGACGGCCACACACAAAACCGGCGGCGTGACCTACTGCGCCGGTGATATGGTCGTACCGTTGTATGATGATAAAAACGTTTTGGTTAACCTTCAGCTTATCAACGCGGAAGGGCTTAAGCGCACCCTGAAGGGCGGCCAAGTCAAAAGCGCCTATCGCCTTATTGAGGGGCAGAAACAGGCGGGAAAACGTCTGTGGATAGCGGAAGGCTATGCCACGGCGCTCACCGTGCATCACCTGACCGGCGAAACCGTAAGGGTGGCGCTCTCCTCCGTGAACCTCCTTTCTCTGGCAAGCCTTGCCCGCAGTCAGTATCCGGGCTGTCAGATTGTGCTGGCCGCCGACCGTGACCTCAATGGCAACGGCCAGACCAAAGCCATAGCAGCCGCAGAAGCGTGTAACGGGATTATCGCGCTGCCGCCAGTGTTCGGTGACTGGAATGACGCCTTTATGCAACACGGTGAGGAGGCTACCCGCGCGGCGTTGCATGAGGCCATCAAGACACCCGCCGCCAGCCCGTTCGACACCATGAGCGAGGCCGAATTCACCGCCATGAGCGCCAGCGAAAAGGCGATGCGGGTGCATGAGCATTACGGCGAAGCGTTGGCCGTCGATGCCAACGGCCAGCTCCTTTCCCGCTATGAGGCGGGAATATGGAAGATTATTCCCCCCTCAGATTTTGCCCGCGATGTGGCCGGGCTTTTTCAACGCCTGCGCGCCCCGTTCTCGTCCGGTAAAATTGCCTCAGTGGTAGAGACGTTAAAGCTGATTATTCCGCAGCAAGACAGCCCAGCACGGCGTCTGATTGGTTTTCGTAACGGTGTGCTCGATACGGTCAGTGGCATATTCAGCCCACATCATAAATCGCACTGGCTGCGTACCCTGTGCGATGTGGATTTTACCCCGCCGGTGGAAGGCGAAACGCTAGAAACCCATGCGCCGAATTTCTGGCGCTGGCTCGACCGTGCCGCCGGTGGCCGGGCTGAAAAGCGCGATGTGATACTCGCGGCGCTGTTTATGGTGCTGGCGAACCGTTACGACTGGCAGCTCTTTCTGGAGGTGACCGGCCCCGGCGGCAGCGGGAAAAGTATTCTGGCTGAAATTGCGACCCTGCTGGCTGGGGAAGATAACGCCACGTCGGCCAGCATTGAAACGCTGGAGTCGCCCCGTGAGCGGGCTGCGCTGATTGGTTTCTCGCTGATACGCCTGCCCGACCAGGAGAAATGGAGCGGTGACGGTGCAGGGCTTAAGGCTATCACTGGCGGGGATGCGGTCTCCGTTGACCCAAAATACCGTGACGCCTATTCCACACACATTCCGGCGGTCATTCTGGCGGTGAACAACAACCCGATGCGCTTTACTGACCGCAGTGGTGGCGTTTCCCGTCGCCGGGTTATCCTGCATTTCCCCGAGCAGATAGCTCCGGAGGAGCGCGACCCGCAGCTTAAGGACAAAATCGCCCGCGAGTTGGCCGTGATTGTGCGCCAGTTAATGCAGCGGTTCAGCGACCCGATGAGCGCCCGCACGCTGCTTCAGTCGCAACAGAACTCTGATGAGGCGCTTTGCATCAAGCGTGATGCTGACCCGGCCTTTGATTTTTGCGGCTATCTGGAGGCACTGCCGGAACCGGATGGGATGTACATGGGGAACGGCAACATTATCCCGCGTCAGCCACGGCTCTACCTGTATCACGCCTATCTGGTCTATATGGAGGCCCACGGCTATAAAAACACCCTCAGCCTGACCATGTTCGGTAAGGGGCTGTCGGCCATGCTGAAAGAGTACGGGCTGAATTACGAGAAGCGACGGACGAATCAGGGGATGCAGACCAATCTCGCACTCAAAGAGGAAAGCAACGCCGACTGGTTGCCAAAATGTGATGCCCCCACCGCGAACTAA
- a CDS encoding type I restriction endonuclease subunit R, EcoR124 family, producing MTTFKTEAQFEQAFIEVLTNKGWEPEILKKKTEADLLQNWASILFENNRQRDRLNDVPLTDTEMQQIIEQIKELKTPLKLNGLINGKTVAIKRDNPADTLHVGKEVSLKIYDRQEIAAGQSRYQIVQQPKFERGSPLRNDRRGDVLLLINGMPVIHVELKRSGIPVSQAVNQIEKYSKEGVFSGLFSLIQVFVAMEPNEAKYFANPELDGKFNRDYQFNWADFNNEPMNHWKDIASTLLSIPMAHQLIGFYTVADDTDGVLKVMRSYQYYAANAISDKVAKTNWQQLGSAANNPDRLGGYVWHTTGSGKTMTSFKSAQLIAQSKDADKVIFLMDRIELGTQSLTEYRNFAGDGEDVQATENTHVLITKLKSSAPSDTLIVSSIQKMSNIFETVDDEGAATNSADIEKIRAKRLVFIVDEAHRSTMSSGKDNKDGMLITVKKTFPAALFFGFTGTPIHDENHVNNNTTADVFGNELHRYSIADGIRDGNVLGFDPYKVCTFKDKDLRQAVALAQAKADSVADAMCTAAKKKKFNYFMNDVPMAGHKDATGKYIKGIEDYVPKEQYLTETHQEKVVEDILAEWDVLSQANKFHAIFATSSIAEAIDYYRRLKAAKPELKVSALFDPHIDNDGSGDRGPTFKGDGLDEIMADYNARYGQDFDFARHAAFKKDLAARLAHKKPYERIHTEPSKQLDLLIVVDQMLTGFDSKWLNTLYLDKVIKYQNIIQAFSRTNRLFGPDKPHGIIRYYRYPHTMEQHINAAVKLYSGDRPIGLFVDRLPSNIAAMNELVADMTELFVSAGVDNFEKLPDDIEACAQFAKLFNTFSQHLEAAKVQGLHWEQSVYSTTENDVEHEVTLAIDQQTYLSLALRYKELAAKGEGGGAGGGDVPFDISGYLTEIDTGKIDADYMNSRFDKYLKELNKHQDSASIETTLNELHKSFASLTQSEQKYAKLFLHDLQRGDAQLVEGHTFRDYINTYKDNAENAQLNAVVNALGLDKELLMALMADSVNDQNINDFGRFDALKETVDKAKAKAYFEKQDGVTIPLFKLNIRIDQFLKQFIFAQTDDFLSDKDVVGVVM from the coding sequence ATGACCACCTTTAAAACCGAAGCGCAATTTGAGCAGGCTTTTATTGAGGTACTCACCAACAAAGGTTGGGAGCCAGAGATACTCAAAAAAAAAACCGAAGCAGATTTACTGCAAAATTGGGCTTCCATTTTGTTTGAAAATAATCGCCAGCGGGATCGCTTAAACGATGTCCCGCTAACCGATACGGAAATGCAGCAAATTATTGAGCAAATCAAAGAGCTTAAAACCCCGCTCAAGCTCAACGGCTTAATTAACGGTAAAACCGTGGCCATTAAGCGTGATAATCCTGCCGATACCTTGCATGTGGGCAAAGAAGTCAGCTTAAAAATATACGATCGCCAAGAAATCGCCGCCGGCCAAAGCCGTTACCAAATTGTGCAACAGCCTAAGTTTGAACGTGGCAGCCCCTTGCGTAACGACAGACGCGGCGATGTGCTATTACTGATCAACGGTATGCCGGTGATCCATGTAGAGCTAAAGCGCAGCGGCATTCCAGTTAGCCAAGCGGTGAACCAAATTGAAAAGTACAGCAAAGAGGGCGTATTTAGCGGCCTGTTTTCGCTCATCCAAGTGTTTGTGGCCATGGAGCCAAACGAGGCCAAATACTTTGCCAACCCTGAGCTAGACGGCAAGTTTAACCGAGACTATCAATTTAACTGGGCCGATTTTAATAATGAACCCATGAACCACTGGAAAGACATCGCCTCTACCCTGCTTTCCATCCCTATGGCACACCAGTTGATTGGTTTTTATACCGTTGCCGACGATACCGACGGCGTGCTTAAGGTCATGCGCAGTTATCAGTATTACGCCGCCAATGCGATATCTGACAAAGTGGCCAAAACCAATTGGCAACAACTGGGTAGCGCTGCCAATAACCCCGATCGCCTCGGTGGCTATGTGTGGCATACCACGGGTTCGGGTAAAACCATGACCAGCTTTAAATCGGCGCAGTTGATCGCACAATCCAAAGATGCCGATAAAGTGATTTTTTTAATGGATCGCATCGAGCTGGGCACCCAGTCGCTCACGGAGTACCGCAATTTTGCTGGCGATGGCGAAGACGTTCAAGCCACCGAAAATACTCATGTACTCATTACCAAATTAAAAAGCAGTGCACCTTCCGATACGTTAATTGTTAGCTCGATTCAAAAAATGAGTAATATTTTTGAAACGGTAGACGATGAAGGCGCGGCCACAAACTCTGCCGATATTGAGAAAATTCGTGCCAAGCGTTTGGTGTTTATTGTCGATGAAGCCCACCGTTCAACCATGAGCAGCGGCAAAGATAACAAGGACGGAATGTTAATTACGGTCAAAAAGACCTTTCCTGCCGCGTTGTTTTTTGGTTTTACCGGTACACCTATCCATGATGAAAACCATGTCAACAATAACACGACCGCCGATGTTTTTGGCAATGAGTTGCATCGCTACAGCATTGCCGATGGTATTCGCGACGGCAATGTTTTGGGCTTTGACCCTTACAAAGTCTGTACCTTTAAAGATAAAGATCTACGCCAGGCCGTCGCCCTTGCACAGGCTAAGGCCGATTCGGTTGCAGATGCAATGTGTACGGCTGCCAAAAAGAAAAAATTTAATTATTTTATGAATGATGTGCCAATGGCTGGCCATAAAGATGCAACAGGTAAGTATATCAAAGGCATAGAGGATTATGTGCCAAAAGAGCAATATCTCACTGAAACCCATCAAGAAAAGGTAGTAGAAGATATTCTGGCTGAGTGGGATGTGCTAAGCCAAGCCAATAAGTTTCACGCTATCTTTGCCACTAGCAGCATTGCCGAGGCTATTGATTATTACCGCCGTTTAAAAGCCGCCAAACCTGAACTTAAAGTATCGGCCCTATTTGACCCGCACATTGATAACGACGGCAGTGGCGACCGAGGCCCCACCTTTAAAGGCGATGGCCTGGACGAAATTATGGCCGACTATAACGCGCGTTATGGCCAGGATTTTGACTTTGCCCGCCACGCGGCCTTTAAAAAAGATTTAGCGGCACGCCTTGCCCATAAAAAACCCTACGAGCGCATTCATACCGAGCCTTCGAAGCAATTAGATTTACTGATTGTAGTGGATCAAATGCTTACTGGCTTTGACTCTAAATGGCTCAATACCTTGTATTTAGACAAGGTGATTAAATACCAAAACATTATTCAAGCGTTCTCGCGCACCAATCGCTTGTTTGGCCCCGACAAACCCCACGGCATTATCCGTTATTACCGCTACCCGCACACCATGGAGCAGCACATTAACGCTGCGGTAAAACTCTATTCCGGCGACAGGCCTATCGGTTTATTTGTTGATAGATTACCCAGCAATATTGCAGCCATGAATGAATTAGTGGCAGACATGACCGAGCTGTTTGTTAGCGCTGGGGTGGATAATTTTGAAAAACTGCCAGACGATATAGAAGCCTGTGCCCAATTCGCCAAATTATTTAACACCTTTAGCCAACACTTGGAAGCGGCTAAAGTGCAAGGTTTGCATTGGGAACAGTCAGTCTATTCCACTACTGAAAATGATGTAGAACATGAAGTAACGCTGGCCATAGACCAACAAACTTACCTGAGCCTGGCCTTGCGCTATAAAGAGTTGGCCGCTAAAGGTGAAGGCGGTGGTGCTGGTGGTGGCGATGTGCCTTTTGATATCAGTGGTTATTTAACTGAAATAGACACCGGCAAAATCGATGCCGACTATATGAACAGCCGCTTTGATAAATATTTAAAAGAGCTGAACAAACACCAAGACTCTGCGAGCATCGAAACCACATTAAATGAGCTGCACAAGTCGTTTGCATCTCTCACCCAAAGCGAGCAAAAGTACGCCAAGCTCTTCTTGCACGACTTGCAGCGCGGCGATGCGCAGTTAGTTGAAGGCCATACTTTTAGAGACTACATCAACACCTACAAAGATAACGCTGAAAATGCGCAATTAAACGCAGTTGTTAATGCTCTTGGTTTAGATAAAGAACTACTCATGGCATTAATGGCCGATAGTGTTAATGATCAAAATATCAACGACTTTGGTCGCTTCGACGCATTAAAAGAAACGGTAGATAAAGCGAAAGCCAAGGCCTATTTTGAAAAGCAAGACGGCGTAACCATACCGCTATTTAAGCTGAATATTCGCATTGATCAGTTTTTAAAGCAGTTTATTTTTGCACAAACGGATGATTTCTTAAGTGACAAAGATGTTGTTGGTGTAGTGATGTAA
- a CDS encoding AlpA family transcriptional regulator codes for MNTNFSVSPSAPAAPLMPVSGAAHERFLRLPEVIHQCGLSRSTIYQLIKDDAFPAQVNLGGKNVAWLQSEITAWIADRVAERGRRYDA; via the coding sequence ATGAACACTAATTTTTCTGTTTCCCCTTCTGCCCCTGCCGCACCACTCATGCCCGTTTCTGGCGCTGCCCATGAGCGTTTTTTACGACTGCCCGAAGTCATTCACCAGTGTGGACTTTCACGCTCCACGATTTATCAACTTATCAAAGATGATGCGTTCCCGGCTCAGGTCAACCTCGGGGGGAAAAATGTGGCATGGCTTCAGTCAGAGATCACGGCATGGATAGCCGACCGCGTCGCTGAACGTGGTCGGAGATACGATGCATGA